The proteins below are encoded in one region of Blochmannia endosymbiont of Camponotus (Colobopsis) obliquus:
- the pth gene encoding aminoacyl-tRNA hydrolase, whose amino-acid sequence MSIKLIVGLGNYELKYKNTRHNIGIWYINLLTIHHNVTLKKEKNLHGFIGQLKIGNNIVHLLIPNTYMNFSGNSVVAVSNFYKLAPEEILIVHDELDLLPGSTRIKFGGGHAGHNGIKNIIHKLNDNLFYRLRIGIGRPKYKREIINFVLNSPSYHERTTINNTLNKAVLCIKDIVEKKFVEAINYLRS is encoded by the coding sequence ATGTCAATAAAACTTATCGTTGGTCTTGGTAATTACGAATTAAAATATAAAAATACCCGTCATAATATTGGAATATGGTACATTAATTTATTAACCATACATCATAATGTAACTTTAAAAAAAGAAAAAAATTTACATGGTTTTATTGGTCAATTAAAAATTGGTAATAATATAGTTCATTTACTAATACCAAATACTTACATGAACTTCAGTGGTAATTCTGTTGTAGCAGTTTCTAATTTTTATAAATTAGCTCCCGAAGAAATTTTAATCGTACATGATGAACTTGATTTATTGCCAGGTAGTACAAGAATAAAATTTGGTGGAGGACATGCTGGACATAATGGTATAAAAAACATTATACATAAACTAAATGATAATCTATTTTATAGATTACGAATTGGTATTGGACGACCTAAATATAAAAGAGAAATAATTAATTTTGTTCTTAATAGTCCATCTTATCATGAAAGAACAACAATCAATAATACACTTAATAAAGCCGTATTGTGCATAAAAGATATAGTTGAGAAAAAATTTGTTGAAGCAATTAATTATTTACGTTCTTAA
- the pgl gene encoding 6-phosphogluconolactonase — protein sequence MTQIVYVSTPVSRQIYVWCMKKDGLLTLLQIVNTYGSVQPMVVHSNKKFLYVGVVRPIFGIIRYLINEYGMLYKQDTILLSGSPTYLSIDDNIKILFCASYHHNDLTMIPLNLKGTFNLPIKKITGLIKCHSVNIDKRHRKIWVPCLGEDCIYIFNIDVNVTGRAILYIKSLLKMKKYSGPRHMAFNNKNNFAYVINELNGTVTVIDHNDHDCPKIIQTLDMMPNFHNNVRWASDIHITPNSDWLYCSDRMSNTISYFKIFNNGTLRLIGHQTTEIQPRSFAIDHMGRYLIVAGQKSNSIAVYTINSYNGSLKLLSRYCVGIGPAWVTIL from the coding sequence ATGACACAAATTGTTTATGTTTCTACTCCGGTAAGTCGACAAATCTACGTATGGTGCATGAAGAAAGATGGTTTGTTAACATTACTACAAATAGTAAATACTTATGGCAGCGTACAACCTATGGTTGTACATTCTAATAAAAAATTTTTATATGTAGGTGTGGTGCGTCCTATTTTTGGTATAATAAGATATTTAATTAATGAATATGGTATGTTATATAAACAAGATACTATTCTTTTATCTGGCAGCCCAACTTATTTATCTATTGATGATAATATAAAAATTTTATTTTGTGCATCATATCATCACAATGATTTGACAATGATTCCTCTTAATCTTAAAGGTACATTTAATTTACCTATAAAAAAAATAACAGGATTAATTAAGTGTCATTCAGTTAATATAGATAAAAGACATCGTAAAATATGGGTTCCATGTCTAGGAGAAGATTGCATTTATATTTTTAATATTGATGTAAATGTAACAGGCAGGGCAATTCTTTATATTAAATCTTTATTAAAAATGAAAAAGTATTCTGGCCCTCGTCATATGGCATTTAACAATAAAAATAATTTTGCTTATGTTATCAATGAACTTAATGGCACTGTGACTGTTATTGATCACAATGATCATGATTGTCCTAAGATTATTCAAACTTTAGATATGATGCCTAATTTTCATAATAACGTGCGCTGGGCTTCTGATATTCATATTACTCCTAATAGTGATTGGTTATATTGTTCTGATCGCATGTCTAATACTATTAGTTATTTTAAAATATTTAATAACGGAACGTTACGATTAATTGGACATCAAACAACAGAAATACAACCAAGAAGTTTTGCTATAGATCATATGGGACGTTATTTAATAGTTGCTGGACAAAAATCAAATAGCATCGCAGTATATACAATTAATAGTTATAATGGAAGTTTAAAATTATTATCTAGATATTGCGTAGGTATCGGGCCAGCTTGGGTCACTATACTTTAA
- the gpmA gene encoding 2,3-diphosphoglycerate-dependent phosphoglycerate mutase — protein MLTTKLVILRHGESQWNKENKFTGWVDVDLSDQGCIEAKYAGTILKNKGFIFDYGYTSVLKRAIHTLWFIIDKLDQPWLPIEKSWRLNERHYGALQGLNKIETVKKFGFNKVEQWRRSLNISPPKITDNNNIQFDYRYSHIDPKKIPNTESLALTIDRIRPYWNLNILPKIKNKKKIIIVAHGNSIRAIVTLLSNLNNEQEIFQLNIPTAIPLIYEFDNETNVINHYFLNEHT, from the coding sequence ATGCTTACTACTAAACTAGTCATTTTAAGACATGGGGAAAGTCAATGGAATAAAGAAAATAAATTTACTGGTTGGGTAGATGTTGATTTATCAGATCAAGGATGTATTGAAGCTAAATATGCTGGTACAATACTAAAAAATAAAGGATTTATTTTTGATTATGGGTACACTTCGGTATTAAAACGTGCTATTCATACTCTGTGGTTTATCATTGATAAGTTAGATCAGCCATGGTTGCCCATTGAGAAATCCTGGAGATTGAATGAACGTCATTATGGCGCATTACAAGGTTTAAATAAAATCGAAACTGTAAAAAAATTTGGATTTAATAAAGTTGAACAATGGCGTCGTAGTTTAAATATTAGTCCGCCAAAGATTACTGATAACAACAATATTCAATTTGATTATCGTTACTCACATATAGATCCTAAAAAAATACCTAACACTGAAAGTTTAGCATTAACGATTGATCGAATACGTCCATATTGGAATTTAAATATTTTACCAAAAATAAAAAATAAGAAAAAAATAATTATCGTTGCTCACGGCAATTCCATCCGTGCAATAGTAACGTTGCTAAGTAATTTAAATAACGAACAAGAAATTTTTCAATTAAATATACCAACAGCCATACCTTTAATATATGAATTCGATAATGAAACAAATGTTATTAATCATTACTTTTTAAATGAACATACTTAA
- a CDS encoding Bax inhibitor-1 family protein: MDRFPRFQGAFEDRIKGVVQPFIAQVYGWMTCGLLLTGFVAWYASITPSVLQLIFSNQIVFFSLIVLQLALVFILSGIVTRLSGSMATTLFMFYSVLTGLTLSSIFIVYTAASIASTFLISAGMFGGMTLYGYTTKRDLSSFGNLLFMAVIGLVLASVVNLWMNSTFLMWFITYIGVIVFVGLTAYDTQKLKSMGASLSITDQEKFRTYSIIGALTLYLDFINLFLMMLRIFNTKR, from the coding sequence ATGGATCGATTCCCTCGTTTTCAAGGTGCCTTTGAGGATCGCATCAAAGGTGTGGTACAACCGTTTATAGCACAGGTGTATGGTTGGATGACTTGTGGTTTATTACTGACAGGTTTTGTAGCTTGGTACGCCTCGATTACTCCATCTGTATTACAATTAATTTTTTCTAATCAAATAGTTTTTTTTAGTTTGATTGTTCTTCAGTTAGCATTGGTATTTATTTTGTCAGGGATAGTTACTAGACTTAGTGGATCTATGGCAACTACGTTGTTTATGTTTTATTCAGTATTGACTGGTTTAACATTATCTAGTATTTTTATTGTTTATACCGCAGCTTCAATTGCGAGTACTTTTTTAATTTCTGCTGGTATGTTTGGTGGCATGACATTGTATGGTTATACTACTAAACGTGATTTAAGTAGTTTTGGTAATTTGTTGTTTATGGCAGTTATCGGTCTTGTATTAGCATCAGTGGTAAATTTATGGATGAATAGTACATTTTTAATGTGGTTTATAACTTATATTGGTGTTATTGTGTTTGTAGGATTAACAGCATATGATACCCAGAAATTAAAATCCATGGGCGCTTCATTGTCTATAACAGATCAAGAAAAATTTCGTACCTATTCCATTATAGGTGCTTTGACTTTATATCTTGATTTTATTAATCTGTTTTTAATGATGTTGAGGATTTTTAATACGAAACGTTAA